The proteins below come from a single Tachysurus fulvidraco isolate hzauxx_2018 chromosome 26, HZAU_PFXX_2.0, whole genome shotgun sequence genomic window:
- the LOC113663419 gene encoding gamma-crystallin M2-like: protein MYYYMKRCYSCRVESGCWMVYDRPYYMGNQYFLRKGEYNDYMNMWGWGMNHWIRSCRMIPMYRGSYRMRVYDRENYMGQMMEMTDDCDSFMNRYHWYNGCMSCHVMDGHWLMYEHPNYRGKMWYFGPGEYRSFREMMRMGGMRFMSMRRIMDSWY from the exons ATGTACTATTACATGAAACGCTGCTACTCCTGCAGGGTTGAGAGCGGCTGCTGGATGGTCTACGATCGTCCCTACTACATGGGAAACCAGTATTTCTTGAGAAAAGGAGAGTACAATGACTACATGAACATGTGGGGCTGGGGCATGAACCACTGGATCAGGTCTTGCCGCATGATCCCTATG TACAGAGGATCTTACAGAATGAGAGTTTACGATAGGGAGAACTACATGGGCCAGATGATGGAGATGACCGATGACTGTGACTCCTTCATGAACCGCTACCACTGGTATAATGGCTGCATGTCTTGTCACGTGATGGACGGCCATTGGCTCATGTACGAGCACCCCAACTACAGAGGCAAGATGTGGTACTTTGGGCCAGGAGAGTACAGGAGCTTCAGGGAAATGATGAGAATGGGTGGCATGAGGTTCATGAGCATGAGGCGCATCATGGACTCATGGTATTAA